GTAAGGTGAGTAAAACTGACCTTAACTTGGTCCTTATGTTGTCTACTTCGTTTGGCGTTCGCGTATTTGTTGACATCAGCTTCCACAGTGAACGTGCGTTTAAGTCATCCATCGATTTCTCTACCACTTGTGCTCAATACATATAGTGTAGTTAAATGACGTAAAGAAGTAAATATAAAATAGTGACACTAATGTTTCTCTTCAGAGTGTACAAAATGtcataaaacatgaaaaatgagAAGTGTGTTCAAGCAAAAAGGGTTCTTAGTTATTCAATTGGCAAAGAATTCCACCTACAAGGCAACTAttagtttttatttaaattttcacACAATGTCTGACTCCCAATTTCAttgcaattgtttattttttcaaatcccAATGGCGTCCTCTGGAAGTATATAAGTATGTAATATACCTTTGTCCTCTTTTATTTGCCATATAGAGACCTGGGAACCACCCTGTCCCACCTGCAGGTTCTATGGATGTCATGTTGCCATCTACAAGGCTTGGATGGCATTTCGATTATTTCCTCTCTCAGGGTATCATTCATAAGTCATAGTTTCTTGTCAAGTACTTGTTTAGTTCAAATATATAcaagctgttgtgttgttttttgcgGGGCATTTTATCTTCTCTTTTCAGGAATTGTACCTGGCCTTTAACAAAGTGTCCGACTTGAGTCAGGTTGGCATGCTGGAGAATCTACAGGTGTTAGATTTGGAAGGAAATGATGTGAATGACCTTGTCCAGGTTCAATATCTCAGGTTATGTGGCAAACTACACACACTCACCTTGGAGGGAAACCCGGTGTGCCTGCAGCCAAACCCCACCACCACACAAGTAGGTCAATATGTGTTTTTATACAGACGCTCAGAGATTCTCGAATGTGGTACACATAATTCTAGTACGCTGGATCCTTCTAGTGCTATGCAAAATAATCACtgacataaaataaatacaaccaaACAATATTAGAATGAAGTCTTTTGCTATGCATACAGCCTGTTTATAGAGGCACGGTTGTTAAATATAGCGTTCACTGTATTATAATTGgatgtgaatttaaaaaaaaaaaaagtaagatttaagcaataatcctcaatattaaaaaaatattacgtATTTAATATTATGTATTTAAATGTACGTATGTAAGTGCCCCAGTGTAACGCACCCATGTGGTAAGACGGACGTCTGGTTTCTCAAAATCTTCCCCAAGACGTGTGGGTGGCCATTAAGGTGGCCAGTGAGCGGCTAATGTTGGCCATGGCCACCATTGACCACAATGGTTTGCGGCTTCTGCTGATTTACAACAGTTTGGAAAGTTGGGATGCACTGTAAGAGAGTTTACGGTTGCCAGCAGAGAATTAGTCATTAGGAAACTAGAGCAATGAAGGGAGAGGCTGAGCTGAATATGTATTAGGCTTGCGCTTTGTAGCAGCTGTGGGTTTGACTTGGCAACTTGAGTTTGCCAAACTCTctttcaaacacacaaacacaaacaaccgCTCACTTCCTCTCTCAGAAGTCTCACACTCTCTCATTGCTTTCTTTTCCCCTTATTACTTATTTGTTCTCTTCTGCACGACGGAAGATGAGAAATGTTCGGTTCAAACTTGATGAGATTTGATCTAGCCTTGTTGAAACTGTGCCATCTCTAAAATTGCAATCACAGTAGTTTATTTGGCCTATTTTGCTCACCCCACCAGATCGAGTACAATTATTACCATGCGGTGAGGGAGTTGGTTCCACATCTGCGTTACCTTGACAACGCAAAAGTGGAGGATGGCAGGTTGGGCTCAAGCAGCAACTTGTGGGAAGACTGGGCTATTCTCCGGAACTACCTAAGGGACCCCACCCCGACATTGAATGGAGACCGTATGTTTTTCTCGTGGTCTCACCTGTTGTTCCGAGATGTTTTAATGACACACTCAATTTCTTTGTAGAAGCCGAAGGAAACGGTGCATATAGCGGGTCCAGCTCAGCCAAGCGCCCTGCCTCCAGCCTCCGGCCTCGGTCATCAGCAAGCACACCTATATCCAGACCTCTATCAGCAAGTTCATCTGGGTTTCTATCCAGTCCGGTGTCCACACCCGGTTCTGTGGATTCAGATTTAGCTGAAGTTGAAGAAGACAGCAGTGTCCTGACGCATGGTTACATATTCTGATATTTCTCATGAATGCTAACTTACTGTAGACTTTTTAGGAAATAGTATTTTCTTGTTATGGATGTATTTGATTCTGGGTCCCTTTTTAGTATTGGTTCACAATGACAAACTCTTaacaaaaaaatcccaaaaaagCAGGACTTAGGCCACATCTTTATATCCTGTATGCAGGAGCTGGTAAAATTCTGTTCTGTGGAAACCCTGTCAAGGCAATACGAGCAAGACGTGAAAAGTTGAGGGTAAGTGGCATGAAATAAAGATTTATTTCACTCTGTTGTGAAAGTACATTTTGCTCTGGGATCCAACTGAACCACAACTACAATATTTTGGTTGTTACTTTTGAAGGGAGACAGTTTTATGTATACATTTGATTAACTTTTATTATGTTACATTTGTGCTTATGCGTAGCCGTTTTAGATTAATACATTGATTTCGTGTATATGTTTGTGTTTCCTCACAGACAGCACCCTGTACGTCTACTTTTACCCCCCTTAACCTGCCCATTTATGTGCCAGAGCACATGCTTACCCCTCACGACCCTGATGGGAAAGAGAGTGGTGGTGACGTGCTTGCTGAACTGAGAACTTGGAGGGAGAAACACTGCAGGTAATGTACTCAGATTATTCTTTTTTGaacgaaaaacaacaacacgctTAAAAGTCTGACTGTTAATTAATGTGAAATGGATATAAATACTAAGGGTGGGACtcgataaaaaataatcaaactaTAGGCCTTGTAAGAGGGGTTGCCAagtaataatacatttttgtcaAAACTATATCACGTTATTTCAAGGAGATCTGCAGTGCCGACATTTTTGATGACATGAGAAATACTTCCTGAAGAATGTATTTGTGATGGGCGCTTAAGAacaatagcattttttttcaatttgtccttccattatctgaaccgctCATCCTCCCAAGGGTCGCGGGTgcactggagcctatcccagcagtctttgggcagTAGGCTGAACTTGCCAGTCAACAATCacagctcaccagttttctgaagctgagccgtgattggttgtgacctggcaACTGTAATGTCGTTTTCAGTCGACAGGAGATTCATAAAAATGAGAATTTTACTGCTTAACTCATATCCCACAAAAGaaatattaatcaaaatgttgtgtttagactagtgggggcacatacaacatattattgtaaagaaaatttCGGGGTTTCTCTTTAAGTGACTTCTCCATATACGTGACTCACACATCCAggtatcttgaagaaattgAAAGAGATAGACAACCACAAGTACTGGTTGTTCGACACGGCAACGATGATGAAGAGGCTGATGATGAAGAGAAAGGATTTGATGTTATGAGCGACAGTTGTGATGAAGAACATTGTGAGGATATTCTAGACACAAGTCCATCTAATTCATCTTCCAAATCTATATGTCCAGGTAAAAACGCACACTGAACACGCTTTAAACAAAAttataattttaataataaaaatcttAAACCGGACGGAGGTGGAGGCTGAACTTAATGTGATGTCAAGTTGTAAAAGGTGACTTAGTGAGAGCTGCTAATTCTGCCCATTTTTTTGCATGTCATTTTCAGATGAGTTTGAATCCATGTCGACTGATGTGGATCCCTTTTTCTGTGACAACACACTTTCACCCTGTCCTCCACTAAGTTCCAAATCAGCCTCTTGTCGGAAGAAGCCCATAGGAATCCGTGCACATCGGATTCGAATCAACCCGGCCAATTCAGAACACAATCTTCATTCCTGCAGCGAAGGATGCAAAGCTTTA
The window above is part of the Syngnathus typhle isolate RoL2023-S1 ecotype Sweden linkage group LG7, RoL_Styp_1.0, whole genome shotgun sequence genome. Proteins encoded here:
- the lrrc56 gene encoding leucine-rich repeat-containing protein 56 — encoded protein: MDRTFRIREVRPGSGRVQVTAMDESGPFNPAPAMKLCEEGEVELYLSQEKLELLCGTKNLTQVTSLEICVDTRENSLGNFGSYLPRLLRLKMNNSVLMSVRDLGTTLSHLQVLWMSCCHLQGLDGISIISSLRELYLAFNKVSDLSQVGMLENLQVLDLEGNDVNDLVQVQYLRLCGKLHTLTLEGNPVCLQPNPTTTQIEYNYYHAVRELVPHLRYLDNAKVEDGRLGSSSNLWEDWAILRNYLRDPTPTLNGDQAEGNGAYSGSSSAKRPASSLRPRSSASTPISRPLSASSSGFLSSPVSTPGSVDSDLAEVEEDSSVLTHGAGKILFCGNPVKAIRARREKLRTAPCTSTFTPLNLPIYVPEHMLTPHDPDGKESGGDVLAELRTWREKHCRYLEEIERDRQPQVLVVRHGNDDEEADDEEKGFDVMSDSCDEEHCEDILDTSPSNSSSKSICPDEFESMSTDVDPFFCDNTLSPCPPLSSKSASCRKKPIGIRAHRIRINPANSEHNLHSCSEGCKALKATSTAQTDLPFNQKLTRMNKLCPSLPLNISRPYKLSSLGGQSKDSCLEMDVYSLATKVNCQRSWTEHQLQMPSE